From the genome of Halomonas sp. 1513, one region includes:
- a CDS encoding GNAT family N-acetyltransferase gives MPVTLHRVDHGEWSMDDQTALDLSRIYADAPAERLPAPAEDFIRDHLEGGGLFCCACFNGRLLGAVAVNIDADAWWLAYTCVRKTTRRRGVGSQLLALIGDAAAAEQRVLRVASATLQMGDQLLLSRLGYRASPEGDYFEFNPRSSRGGHQ, from the coding sequence ATGCCGGTTACGCTTCACAGGGTCGACCACGGCGAATGGTCAATGGATGATCAGACCGCCCTCGACCTCTCTCGTATCTATGCCGATGCGCCCGCCGAGCGCTTGCCGGCGCCCGCCGAGGACTTCATTCGTGATCACCTCGAGGGCGGTGGGCTATTCTGCTGTGCCTGCTTCAACGGGCGTCTGCTGGGGGCGGTGGCGGTGAACATCGACGCTGACGCCTGGTGGCTGGCCTACACCTGCGTGCGCAAGACGACCCGCCGGCGCGGGGTCGGCTCGCAGCTGCTGGCGCTGATCGGCGACGCTGCGGCTGCCGAGCAGCGGGTGTTGCGGGTCGCCAGCGCCACCCTGCAGATGGGCGACCAGCTGCTGCTGTCGCGGCTCGGCTATCGCGCCTCGCCCGAGGGCGACTATTTCGAATTCAATCCGCGCAGCTCACGGGGAGGACATCAATGA
- a CDS encoding copper resistance protein gives MRIRTLLAGSAVLAVMAGCAAGPTEGPAPDMAADGEAVYQGTLPCRNCAGIDIDVRMMGDEQSADEERTFALEASYREHPQDPPSENYTGNWEVLSGSADDPNATVYELTPENEGQIYYFLRVDDTTLELIDPERRRFENNDMLQLQRQ, from the coding sequence ATGCGAATCAGGACGTTGCTGGCCGGTTCCGCCGTGCTTGCCGTGATGGCGGGCTGCGCCGCCGGCCCGACGGAAGGCCCCGCGCCGGACATGGCCGCAGACGGGGAGGCGGTCTATCAGGGCACGCTACCCTGCCGCAACTGTGCCGGCATCGACATCGATGTGCGGATGATGGGCGATGAGCAGAGCGCCGACGAGGAGCGTACCTTCGCTCTCGAGGCCAGCTATCGCGAACATCCCCAGGATCCGCCCAGCGAGAACTATACCGGGAACTGGGAAGTCCTCAGCGGCAGCGCCGATGACCCCAACGCCACCGTCTACGAACTGACGCCAGAAAACGAAGGGCAGATCTACTACTTCCTGCGCGTGGATGACACCACGCTGGAACTGATCGACCCCGAGCGCCGGCGTTTCGAGAATAACGACATGCTGCAGCTGCAGCGTCAGTAA
- a CDS encoding DNA repair protein RadA, whose product MAKAKSAFVCTECGAEYSKWQGQCSSCREWNTLSEVRLASARPGAGAAPSTTGRSGYAGIVSREVIDLAAVDLSEVPRFSSTFGEFDRVLGGGLVPGSAVLLGGHPGAGKSTLLLQTACKLAQHKSALYVTGEESLSQVAMRAHRLQLPTQGLKMLAETSVETILAVAERERPEVLIIDSIQTMHLDDIASAPGGVAQVRESAAALTRFAKQSNTVLLLVGHVTKDGSLAGPKVLEHMIDASLLLEGGADSRFRTLRGQKNRFGAVNELGVFAMLEHGLKEVKNPSAIFLSRSEEQSSGSLVMVVWEGTRPILVEVQALLDDSALGNPRRVAVGLDPNRLAMLLAVLHRHGGLFTGDQDVFLNVVGGVKVLETSADLAVLLAVVSSLQSRPLPRELVVFGEVGLSGEIRPVPSGQERIVEAAKHGFTRAIVPRGNAPKSSPPGMQVIAVDKLAEAIEAL is encoded by the coding sequence ATGGCCAAGGCGAAGAGTGCGTTCGTATGCACCGAGTGCGGTGCCGAGTACAGCAAGTGGCAGGGCCAGTGTTCGAGCTGCCGTGAATGGAACACCCTGAGCGAGGTGCGCCTGGCCTCGGCGCGGCCGGGTGCCGGTGCCGCGCCGTCGACCACTGGCCGCAGCGGCTACGCCGGGATCGTGTCCCGCGAGGTAATCGACCTGGCAGCGGTAGACCTCAGTGAAGTGCCGCGCTTCTCGTCGACCTTCGGCGAGTTCGATCGTGTGCTCGGCGGTGGCCTGGTGCCCGGCTCGGCGGTGCTGCTCGGCGGCCACCCGGGGGCCGGCAAGTCGACCCTGCTGCTGCAGACCGCCTGCAAGCTGGCTCAGCACAAGTCCGCCCTCTACGTTACCGGCGAGGAGTCGCTGTCCCAGGTGGCGATGCGCGCCCATCGCCTGCAGCTGCCTACCCAAGGGCTGAAGATGCTGGCCGAGACCAGCGTCGAGACGATCCTCGCCGTCGCCGAGCGCGAACGGCCCGAGGTACTGATCATCGACTCGATCCAGACCATGCACCTCGACGATATCGCCTCGGCGCCGGGCGGCGTGGCCCAGGTGCGTGAATCCGCCGCAGCGCTGACCCGCTTCGCCAAGCAGTCCAACACCGTGCTGCTGCTGGTGGGTCACGTCACCAAGGACGGCTCGCTGGCCGGTCCCAAGGTGCTGGAGCATATGATCGATGCCTCGCTGCTGCTCGAGGGTGGCGCCGACTCGCGCTTCCGCACCCTGCGCGGCCAGAAGAACCGCTTCGGCGCGGTCAACGAGCTGGGCGTGTTCGCGATGCTCGAGCACGGCCTCAAGGAGGTCAAGAATCCCAGCGCGATCTTCCTCTCGCGCAGCGAGGAGCAGAGCTCGGGCAGCCTGGTAATGGTGGTCTGGGAGGGCACCCGGCCGATCCTGGTCGAAGTGCAGGCGCTGCTCGACGACTCGGCGCTGGGCAATCCGCGCCGCGTGGCGGTGGGCCTCGACCCCAATCGCCTGGCGATGCTGCTGGCGGTGCTGCATCGCCACGGCGGCCTGTTCACCGGCGACCAGGACGTGTTCCTCAACGTGGTTGGCGGGGTCAAGGTGCTCGAGACCAGCGCCGACCTGGCGGTCCTGCTGGCGGTGGTGTCGAGCCTGCAGAGCCGCCCGCTGCCCCGTGAGCTGGTGGTGTTCGGCGAGGTCGGCCTGTCCGGTGAGATACGCCCGGTGCCGAGCGGTCAGGAGCGTATCGTCGAGGCCGCCAAGCACGGCTTCACCCGCGCCATCGTACCGCGCGGCAATGCGCCCAAGAGCTCACCGCCGGGCATGCAGGTGATCGCCGTCGACAAACTGGCCGAAGCGATCGAGGCGCTGTAG
- a CDS encoding cysteine methyltransferase — MANPALLEQIYTVVAQIPAGRVTTYGRVAKMTEGATPRMVGSAMRHLPDGHGLPWHRVINATRRVTDHGGAQRQRDKLRAEGVAFDASGRVPTTLLWP; from the coding sequence GTGGCCAACCCTGCGCTACTCGAACAGATCTACACCGTTGTCGCGCAGATACCTGCCGGTCGTGTGACCACCTACGGGCGGGTCGCCAAGATGACCGAAGGCGCCACCCCGCGCATGGTCGGCTCGGCGATGCGCCACCTGCCCGATGGGCACGGCCTACCCTGGCACCGGGTGATCAATGCTACGCGTCGAGTGACGGATCACGGTGGCGCCCAGCGCCAGCGTGACAAGCTGCGCGCCGAAGGCGTGGCGTTCGATGCCAGCGGCCGCGTGCCCACCACCCTGCTGTGGCCTTGA
- a CDS encoding 1-(5-phosphoribosyl)-5-[(5-phosphoribosylamino)methylideneamino]imidazole-4-carboxamide isomerase, giving the protein MLVIPAIDLKDGHCVRLKQGRMDDATDYGDDPVAMAARWVEAGARRLHLVDLNGAFEGQPVNGEAVTAIARAYPELPIQIGGGIRTAATIEHYLAAGVTYVIIGTQAVKEPAFVSEMCRAFPGHVIVGLDARDGYVATDGWAEVSALKATELAKRFAGDGVSSIVYTDIARDGMMGGVNVEATAELARIGGLPVIASGGVTNLDDIRALSAVAGDGILGAITGRAIYEGSLDVAEAQRLCDELGDPLTQLGS; this is encoded by the coding sequence ATGCTGGTAATTCCCGCCATCGATCTCAAGGACGGCCACTGCGTCCGCCTCAAGCAGGGCCGCATGGACGACGCCACCGACTATGGCGACGACCCGGTGGCCATGGCCGCGCGCTGGGTCGAAGCCGGCGCGCGACGCCTGCATCTGGTCGACCTCAACGGTGCCTTCGAGGGCCAGCCGGTCAACGGTGAAGCAGTCACCGCCATCGCCCGCGCCTACCCCGAGCTGCCGATCCAGATCGGTGGCGGCATCCGCACCGCGGCAACCATCGAGCACTACCTGGCGGCCGGCGTGACCTATGTGATCATCGGCACCCAGGCGGTCAAGGAGCCGGCCTTCGTCAGCGAGATGTGCCGAGCCTTCCCCGGCCATGTGATCGTTGGCCTCGATGCCCGCGACGGCTACGTGGCCACCGACGGCTGGGCCGAGGTCTCCGCGCTCAAGGCCACCGAGCTTGCCAAGCGTTTCGCCGGCGACGGCGTCTCCAGCATCGTCTATACCGACATCGCCCGCGACGGCATGATGGGTGGCGTCAACGTCGAGGCCACCGCCGAGCTGGCACGCATCGGCGGCCTGCCGGTGATCGCCTCGGGCGGGGTCACCAATCTCGACGACATCCGCGCGTTGAGTGCGGTGGCCGGCGACGGCATCCTCGGCGCCATCACCGGGCGTGCCATCTACGAGGGCAGCCTCGATGTCGCCGAGGCCCAGCGTCTGTGCGACGAGCTGGGCGACCCACTCACCCAGCTAGGGAGCTGA
- a CDS encoding glutamine amidotransferase → MHIYFLQHADHLGPARLADWLTGMGHSFNGCLLHRGEAPPRLEDCDALIVLDAPLDLDPTHADWLSRERKLIQRALKSGKPLLGVGFGAGLIAEGLGAIVSPGTYPELGFHRVTLAEDSPFDLPEQFEAFMCHRDIFGLPEGALPLGASTASPVQGFSWDAGRVVALQCHLEATEPSVRAHLDAQPELATVANQRFVQPRAEILADPRRFDQLASLLDRVLLDWLRSVPS, encoded by the coding sequence ATGCACATCTACTTTCTGCAACACGCCGACCATCTGGGCCCCGCCAGGCTCGCCGACTGGCTGACCGGCATGGGCCATAGCTTCAACGGCTGCCTGCTGCACCGCGGCGAGGCGCCGCCACGGCTCGAGGACTGCGACGCCCTGATCGTGCTCGATGCGCCGCTCGATCTCGACCCGACCCATGCCGACTGGCTGAGCCGCGAGCGCAAGCTGATCCAGCGTGCGCTGAAAAGCGGCAAGCCGCTGCTCGGCGTCGGCTTCGGCGCCGGGCTGATCGCCGAGGGCCTGGGGGCCATCGTGTCGCCGGGCACCTACCCGGAGCTCGGCTTTCATCGCGTCACCCTGGCCGAGGACAGCCCGTTCGACCTGCCCGAGCAGTTCGAGGCCTTCATGTGCCATCGCGACATCTTCGGCCTCCCCGAAGGCGCGCTACCGCTCGGCGCCAGCACCGCCAGCCCGGTGCAGGGCTTCAGCTGGGACGCTGGCCGGGTGGTGGCGCTGCAGTGCCACCTCGAAGCCACCGAACCCAGCGTGCGTGCACATCTCGACGCACAGCCCGAGCTGGCAACCGTCGCCAATCAGCGTTTCGTCCAGCCCCGCGCCGAGATCCTCGCCGATCCGCGGCGCTTCGACCAGCTCGCCTCGCTACTCGACCGCGTGCTGCTCGACTGGCTGCGCAGCGTGCCGAGCTGA
- a CDS encoding tRNA 2-selenouridine(34) synthase MnmH, with translation MSELPLVEPDLALLSEGRTLIDVRAPVEFAQGALPGAVNLPLMDDEERHRVGIAYKQQGQEAAIALGQQLVSGGLKASRVEAWQRLLARHPDAIVYCFRGGLRSQVAQQWLAEAGLQRPRIRGGWKAMRQALCARIDAAAEQPLLVVGGLTGCAKTSLIQCLPGGLDLEACARHKGSAFGRHPLQSPSQIDFEHDMGRRLLALPGPLVVEDESRHIGAVNVPLAFWHAMQQAPRVRVEMPLDWRLAQIRKDYIDDLWEVYRSQFGEWLGWALMRKQLASSLARLAKRLGSARLARLQRLQELAFREHARGDRQAHEAWLAPLLTEYYDPMYRHQLEKGEQHFLHVGDWDSCLAAARDWSARHAAQPVEQHAVE, from the coding sequence ATGAGCGAGCTGCCGCTGGTCGAGCCTGACCTGGCCTTGCTGAGCGAGGGCCGTACGCTGATCGACGTACGCGCCCCGGTAGAGTTTGCCCAGGGCGCCTTGCCCGGCGCCGTCAACCTGCCGCTGATGGACGACGAAGAGCGCCATCGAGTGGGCATCGCCTACAAGCAGCAGGGGCAGGAGGCTGCCATCGCACTAGGGCAGCAGCTGGTCAGCGGCGGTCTCAAGGCGAGTCGCGTCGAGGCCTGGCAGCGGCTGCTGGCCAGGCACCCGGACGCTATCGTCTACTGCTTCCGCGGCGGGCTGCGCTCCCAGGTCGCGCAGCAGTGGCTGGCCGAGGCCGGCCTGCAGCGGCCGCGCATCCGCGGCGGCTGGAAGGCCATGCGCCAGGCGCTGTGCGCACGCATCGATGCCGCCGCCGAGCAGCCGCTGCTGGTCGTGGGCGGCCTGACCGGCTGCGCCAAGACCTCGCTGATCCAGTGCCTGCCCGGTGGTCTAGACCTGGAAGCCTGCGCGCGCCACAAGGGCTCGGCGTTTGGCCGTCATCCGCTGCAGTCGCCCTCGCAGATCGACTTCGAACACGACATGGGCCGCCGGCTGCTGGCACTGCCGGGGCCGCTGGTGGTGGAAGACGAGTCACGCCATATCGGTGCGGTCAACGTGCCGCTGGCGTTCTGGCATGCCATGCAGCAGGCGCCGCGGGTTCGCGTCGAGATGCCCTTGGACTGGCGGCTGGCGCAGATCCGCAAGGATTACATCGATGACCTGTGGGAGGTGTATCGCTCGCAGTTCGGCGAGTGGCTGGGCTGGGCGCTGATGCGCAAGCAGCTGGCCTCGTCGCTGGCGCGACTCGCCAAGCGGCTCGGTAGCGCCCGGCTGGCGCGCCTCCAGCGCCTGCAGGAGCTGGCCTTCCGCGAGCATGCCCGCGGCGACCGCCAGGCACACGAGGCGTGGCTGGCGCCGCTGCTCACCGAGTACTATGACCCGATGTACCGTCACCAGTTGGAGAAGGGCGAGCAGCACTTCCTGCACGTTGGCGACTGGGACAGCTGCCTGGCTGCGGCCCGCGACTGGTCAGCTCGGCACGCTGCGCAGCCAGTCGAGCAGCACGCGGTCGAGTAG
- a CDS encoding imidazoleglycerol-phosphate dehydratase, which yields MTERTATVSRDTKETQITVSVNLDGQGRLNGESGVPFLDHMLDQVARHGLIDLDLQVQGDLHIDDHHTVEDLGITLGQAFSQAIGDKRGIYRYGHAYVPLDEALSRVVVDFSGRAGLFMNVEFTRAAIGRLDTQLFWEFFQGFVNHAQVTLHIDNLKGFNAHHQAETIFKAFGRALRMAVAEDPRMAGQMPSTKGCL from the coding sequence ATGACCGAGCGTACCGCCACGGTTTCTCGCGATACCAAGGAAACGCAGATCACGGTAAGCGTGAATCTCGACGGCCAGGGTCGGCTGAACGGCGAGAGCGGCGTGCCCTTCCTCGACCACATGCTCGACCAGGTGGCCCGCCACGGCTTGATCGATCTCGATCTCCAGGTCCAGGGCGACCTGCACATCGACGACCACCATACCGTCGAGGATCTCGGCATCACCCTCGGCCAGGCCTTTTCCCAGGCGATCGGCGACAAGCGCGGCATCTACCGCTACGGCCACGCCTACGTGCCGCTCGACGAAGCGCTGTCGCGAGTAGTGGTAGACTTCTCTGGGCGCGCCGGGCTGTTCATGAACGTCGAGTTCACCCGCGCCGCCATCGGGCGCCTGGATACCCAGCTGTTCTGGGAGTTCTTCCAGGGGTTCGTCAACCACGCCCAGGTGACCCTGCATATCGACAACCTCAAGGGGTTCAATGCCCATCACCAGGCCGAGACCATCTTCAAGGCGTTCGGTCGCGCCCTGCGCATGGCGGTCGCCGAAGACCCGCGCATGGCCGGCCAGATGCCGTCGACCAAGGGCTGCCTGTGA
- a CDS encoding imidazole glycerol phosphate synthase subunit HisH: MTIAVIDYGMGNLHSVAKALEHVTHENVVVTRDPRRIHGATRLVLPGQGAIRDCMGELERSEVKGLVLELLAKADKPLLGICVGQQMLLDDSEENGGVACLGFLPGRVRRFPVDMLDAHGNRLKVPHMGWNQVSQHQPHALWEGIDDGERFYFVHSYYVDTSDDAALFGTTDYGTHRAHVAIGRGPVFATQFHPEKSSAAGLRLLENFVNWAP, from the coding sequence ATGACCATCGCCGTGATCGACTACGGAATGGGTAACCTGCACTCTGTCGCCAAGGCGTTGGAGCACGTCACCCACGAGAACGTCGTCGTCACCCGCGACCCGCGCCGCATCCACGGCGCTACGCGGCTGGTGCTGCCCGGCCAGGGGGCGATTCGCGACTGCATGGGCGAGCTCGAGCGTAGCGAGGTCAAGGGGCTGGTGCTCGAACTGCTGGCCAAGGCCGACAAGCCGCTGCTGGGCATCTGTGTCGGCCAGCAGATGCTGCTCGACGACAGCGAGGAGAATGGCGGCGTAGCCTGCCTGGGCTTTTTGCCGGGGCGTGTGCGGCGCTTCCCGGTGGACATGCTCGACGCCCACGGCAACCGCCTCAAGGTGCCGCACATGGGCTGGAACCAGGTGAGCCAGCACCAGCCCCACGCGCTGTGGGAGGGTATCGACGACGGCGAGCGTTTCTACTTCGTGCACAGCTACTACGTCGACACGAGCGACGACGCAGCGCTGTTCGGCACCACCGACTACGGCACCCACCGGGCCCATGTGGCGATCGGTCGCGGCCCGGTCTTCGCCACTCAGTTCCACCCCGAGAAAAGCTCGGCGGCGGGCCTGCGCCTGCTGGAGAACTTCGTCAACTGGGCGCCGTGA
- a CDS encoding imidazole glycerol phosphate synthase subunit HisF translates to MGLAKRIIPCLDVDAGRVVKGVNFVGIRDAGDPVEIAKRYNQQGADEITFLDITASHENRGTTVEMVERIAGEVFIPLTVGGGIRSCDDIRTMLNAGADKVSINTAAVTNPGFVREATERFGSQCIVVAIDAKRVSAEGETPRWEIFTHGGRRPTGLDAVEWAKTMVEYGAGELLLTSMDRDGTKVGFDLGVTRAISDAVSVPVIASGGVGNLDHLVAGVIDGGADAVLAASIFHFGEYSIPDAKRYMADHGIEMRL, encoded by the coding sequence ATGGGACTCGCCAAGCGCATCATCCCCTGCCTCGACGTCGACGCCGGCCGCGTGGTCAAGGGCGTCAACTTCGTCGGTATCCGCGATGCCGGTGACCCGGTGGAGATCGCCAAGCGCTACAACCAGCAGGGCGCCGACGAGATCACCTTCCTCGACATCACCGCCAGCCACGAGAATCGCGGCACCACCGTGGAGATGGTCGAGCGCATCGCCGGCGAAGTGTTCATTCCGCTGACGGTGGGCGGCGGCATCCGCAGCTGCGACGATATCCGCACCATGCTCAATGCCGGCGCCGACAAGGTCTCGATCAATACTGCAGCGGTGACCAACCCGGGATTCGTGCGCGAAGCCACCGAGCGCTTCGGTAGTCAGTGCATCGTGGTCGCCATCGACGCCAAGCGCGTCTCCGCCGAGGGCGAAACGCCGCGCTGGGAGATTTTCACCCACGGCGGGCGGCGCCCCACCGGCCTGGATGCCGTAGAGTGGGCGAAGACGATGGTGGAGTACGGCGCCGGCGAGCTGCTGCTGACCAGCATGGACCGCGACGGTACCAAGGTGGGCTTCGATCTCGGCGTGACACGCGCCATCAGCGATGCGGTGAGCGTGCCGGTGATCGCCTCGGGCGGGGTCGGCAACCTCGACCACCTGGTCGCCGGGGTCATCGACGGCGGTGCCGATGCGGTGCTCGCCGCCAGCATCTTCCATTTCGGCGAGTACAGCATCCCAGACGCCAAGCGCTACATGGCCGATCACGGCATCGAGATGCGTCTTTAA
- a CDS encoding membrane assembly protein AsmA gives MRALLRTLLAVIGVLGLVVVGAVVYVTTFFDPNDLKPRLIDVVREQTGLELTLDGPLTWSFYPRLGVSVADAEAWLPEQPGDEAPFAALDKAEVSLAFAPLLTGEIAIEGLTLDGMRLNLERDAEGQGNWEVLLERLEERREEAAEALAPASAGPAVGDESGMRVALNVASVTLRGSEVRYRDWQRDLQLRFTGLEVSGSNVNPQRAFPLKTAFRLSAYPDADWQESDEVEPEWVSNVRGESRVRLGLRDGRYELENLNLETGTTLATLGDRKQQANLQLRELVASTETRRMEIEGGRLDTSIVHPAAGDRALALSLGFIADLDLDEQRLHLRSLALSGPDDLDLSGSVTVTELFDTPRYTGLVSLAPLSLRPWLARFDALPETASDAALSDVALTSPLQGDLARFTLTNLTMVVDDSTFTGRLGAGVDGQSLTFDLQGDHLDLDAYLPPAEPAAESAMLRKLLGRMVYADDDEAALPIAWLAPLDLDGELRLERLTALGLVIRNAELALEGSEGVHRLSRFEGQLFDGSLAASGELDQREETPRWAFTPRLDRVQIVPLYAALSAEESPLRGRLSLDGDLTTRGDNRGLMTRNLNGTLALRIDDGALFDVNVSQELCGVVAALDGEEMRQDWSSDTRFERAEASFTLRDGVAHNDDLEISIPGIRLDGSGEINLATQVFDYRAAARLVDSADAACRVNPRLERVPLPVRCEGQLSEESSEWCRFDRSAFQSALGDILRNEASSRAAQEIEERLGGALEGLDERLGEGAGRELREGLRGLFN, from the coding sequence ATGAGAGCGCTACTGCGAACCCTGCTGGCGGTCATCGGGGTACTGGGTCTGGTAGTGGTCGGTGCGGTGGTCTACGTCACTACCTTTTTCGATCCCAACGACCTCAAGCCGCGGCTGATCGACGTGGTTCGCGAGCAGACCGGCCTCGAGTTGACCCTGGACGGGCCCCTGACGTGGTCGTTCTATCCGCGGCTCGGCGTCAGCGTGGCTGACGCCGAGGCCTGGTTACCCGAACAGCCCGGCGACGAGGCGCCGTTTGCCGCCTTGGACAAGGCCGAGGTCAGCCTGGCTTTCGCGCCGCTGCTGACCGGTGAGATCGCCATCGAGGGCCTGACCCTCGACGGCATGCGCCTCAACCTCGAGCGCGACGCCGAGGGTCAGGGCAACTGGGAAGTGCTGCTGGAGCGCCTCGAAGAGCGTCGTGAAGAGGCTGCCGAAGCGCTGGCACCGGCCTCTGCCGGGCCGGCGGTAGGCGACGAGTCGGGCATGCGAGTGGCGCTGAATGTCGCCAGCGTCACGCTGCGCGGCAGTGAAGTGCGCTATCGCGACTGGCAGCGCGACCTGCAGCTGCGCTTCACCGGGCTCGAGGTCAGCGGCAGCAACGTCAATCCGCAGCGTGCCTTCCCGCTCAAGACCGCCTTCCGGCTCTCGGCCTATCCTGATGCCGACTGGCAGGAGAGTGACGAGGTCGAGCCCGAATGGGTCAGCAATGTACGCGGCGAGAGCCGGGTACGGCTGGGGCTGCGCGACGGCCGCTACGAACTCGAGAACCTCAACCTCGAGACCGGCACCACCCTGGCGACGCTGGGCGATCGTAAGCAGCAGGCCAACCTGCAGCTGCGCGAGCTGGTGGCCAGCACCGAGACGCGGCGCATGGAGATCGAGGGTGGCCGGCTCGACACCAGCATCGTGCACCCAGCGGCCGGCGACCGGGCCTTGGCGCTGAGCCTTGGGTTCATTGCCGACCTCGATCTTGATGAACAGCGTCTGCACTTGCGCAGCCTGGCGCTGAGCGGGCCCGACGATCTCGATCTGAGCGGCAGCGTGACCGTGACCGAGCTGTTCGACACGCCCCGCTATACCGGCCTGGTGAGCCTGGCACCGCTGTCGCTGCGTCCGTGGCTGGCGCGCTTCGACGCCCTGCCCGAGACCGCAAGCGACGCGGCGCTGAGTGACGTCGCGCTGACCAGCCCGCTGCAAGGCGACCTGGCACGGTTCACCCTGACTAACCTGACCATGGTGGTCGATGACAGTACCTTCACCGGCCGCCTCGGCGCTGGGGTAGACGGTCAGTCGCTGACGTTCGACCTGCAGGGCGACCACCTGGACCTCGACGCCTACCTGCCGCCTGCCGAACCGGCCGCCGAAAGCGCCATGCTGCGCAAGCTGCTGGGTCGCATGGTCTATGCCGACGACGACGAAGCGGCATTGCCGATCGCCTGGCTGGCGCCGCTGGACCTCGACGGCGAGCTGCGTCTCGAGCGCCTCACTGCGCTGGGATTGGTGATTCGCAACGCCGAGCTGGCACTTGAAGGCAGTGAGGGCGTGCATCGCCTTTCACGCTTCGAGGGGCAGTTGTTCGACGGCAGCCTGGCGGCCAGTGGCGAGCTCGACCAGCGCGAAGAGACGCCGCGCTGGGCATTTACGCCGCGCCTGGATCGTGTGCAGATCGTGCCGCTCTACGCGGCGCTGTCGGCAGAGGAGTCGCCGCTGCGCGGCCGCTTGAGTCTCGACGGCGATCTCACCACCCGCGGCGATAACCGCGGCCTGATGACCCGTAACCTGAACGGTACCCTGGCGCTGCGTATCGACGATGGCGCGCTCTTCGACGTCAATGTCTCCCAGGAGCTGTGCGGCGTGGTGGCGGCGCTGGACGGCGAGGAGATGCGCCAAGACTGGAGCAGTGACACCCGCTTCGAGCGCGCCGAGGCGAGCTTCACCCTACGCGACGGCGTGGCCCATAATGACGACCTGGAGATCAGCATTCCCGGCATTCGGCTCGACGGCAGCGGCGAGATCAACTTGGCGACCCAGGTGTTCGACTATCGCGCGGCGGCGCGCCTGGTCGACTCGGCGGATGCCGCCTGCCGCGTCAATCCGCGCCTCGAGCGCGTGCCGCTCCCGGTGCGCTGCGAGGGCCAGCTGAGCGAGGAGAGCAGTGAATGGTGCCGTTTCGACCGCTCGGCGTTCCAGAGCGCACTGGGTGACATCCTGCGCAACGAAGCCTCCTCGCGGGCCGCACAGGAGATCGAAGAGCGCCTCGGTGGTGCCCTGGAAGGTCTCGATGAGCGGCTTGGCGAAGGCGCAGGACGGGAACTTCGCGAAGGCCTGCGCGGTCTGTTCAACTGA
- a CDS encoding selenide, water dikinase SelD: MSAIRLTQYSHGAGCGCKIAPDVLDSILAKAGPGAGHKRLIVGNQGREDAAVYDLGDGRGMIATTDFFMPIVDDPFDFGRIAATNAISDVYAMGGTPVMALGILGWPLDKLGADIAGDVVAGAQAVCRELGLALAGGHSIDASEPIFGLAVNGLVDLEHLKLNNAAKPGDLLYLTKPLGVGMLTTAEKQGLIQAGHQGLARETMLKANDIGMALAKVEGVHAMTDVTGFGLAGHLAEVCTASGVAARIDFKQLPRLAEAEAYRRQGAVPGGSARNRQALGESLPAMDEAHWQWLCDPQTSGGLLLSVHPAWEDDVERIGRAHGIELQPFGEVVKADGPVLIRVRG; encoded by the coding sequence ATGAGTGCCATTCGTCTGACCCAGTACAGCCACGGTGCCGGCTGTGGCTGCAAGATCGCCCCCGACGTGCTCGACAGCATTCTCGCCAAGGCCGGCCCCGGCGCCGGTCACAAGCGACTGATCGTTGGCAACCAGGGGCGCGAGGACGCCGCCGTCTATGACCTGGGCGACGGCCGCGGGATGATTGCCACTACCGACTTCTTCATGCCGATCGTCGATGATCCCTTCGACTTCGGCCGCATCGCCGCCACCAATGCCATCAGCGATGTCTACGCCATGGGCGGCACGCCGGTGATGGCGCTGGGTATCCTCGGCTGGCCCCTCGACAAGCTGGGCGCCGACATTGCCGGCGACGTGGTGGCCGGGGCCCAGGCGGTATGCCGCGAGCTGGGCCTGGCGCTGGCCGGCGGCCACTCCATCGATGCCTCGGAGCCGATCTTCGGCCTGGCGGTCAACGGCCTGGTCGATCTCGAACATCTCAAGCTCAACAACGCCGCCAAGCCGGGGGATCTGCTCTACCTGACCAAGCCGCTGGGCGTGGGCATGCTGACTACCGCCGAGAAGCAAGGGCTGATCCAGGCCGGGCATCAGGGCCTGGCCCGCGAGACCATGCTCAAGGCCAACGACATCGGCATGGCGCTGGCCAAGGTCGAGGGCGTGCATGCCATGACCGATGTCACCGGCTTCGGCCTGGCTGGCCACCTGGCCGAGGTGTGCACCGCCAGCGGGGTGGCCGCGCGGATCGATTTCAAGCAGCTGCCGCGCCTGGCCGAGGCCGAAGCCTACCGCCGCCAGGGCGCGGTGCCGGGCGGCAGCGCACGCAACCGCCAGGCGCTGGGTGAAAGCCTGCCGGCGATGGACGAGGCGCACTGGCAGTGGCTGTGCGACCCGCAGACCTCCGGCGGCCTGCTGCTTTCCGTGCACCCCGCCTGGGAAGACGACGTCGAGCGCATCGGCCGCGCCCACGGAATCGAACTGCAGCCGTTCGGCGAGGTGGTCAAGGCCGACGGGCCGGTACTGATACGGGTGCGTGGATGA